In Mycobacteriales bacterium, a genomic segment contains:
- a CDS encoding M23 family metallopeptidase has product MPLPFAVLLCGLALGAPSGGVALQAAATPPGPATSPAPGPAATPAGVGWVLPLGEGTRVARPFDPPPTPYAAGHRGVDLLAVPGAAVRAAAPGVVTFAGVLAGRGVVTVSHGALRSTYEPVDATVTVGQHVAAGDVIGHVSAAAGHCGPRTCLHWGVLRGAAYLDPLGLLRPGRVRLLPVWGVPVATQLDSVLSAVTDAVISTGLPERRSPRHTARAAEAPARAGAPAGPGSGTTGITAGALGLTGAAAGALALRRRG; this is encoded by the coding sequence CGTGCTGCTCTGCGGCCTCGCGCTGGGGGCGCCCTCGGGTGGGGTGGCCCTGCAGGCGGCCGCCACGCCGCCCGGGCCGGCCACGAGCCCGGCGCCCGGCCCCGCAGCCACCCCGGCCGGCGTGGGCTGGGTCCTACCGCTGGGCGAGGGGACCCGCGTGGCCCGGCCCTTCGATCCGCCACCGACGCCCTACGCCGCCGGCCATCGCGGCGTCGATCTGCTCGCGGTCCCCGGTGCCGCGGTGCGGGCAGCGGCGCCGGGCGTGGTCACCTTCGCGGGGGTGCTGGCCGGGCGCGGGGTGGTGACGGTGAGCCACGGCGCGCTGCGCTCGACCTACGAGCCGGTGGACGCGACCGTCACCGTCGGCCAGCACGTGGCCGCGGGTGATGTCATCGGGCACGTGTCCGCCGCCGCCGGGCACTGCGGGCCGCGGACCTGCCTGCACTGGGGCGTGCTGCGCGGGGCGGCCTACCTCGACCCGCTCGGCCTCCTGCGGCCGGGACGCGTGCGGCTGCTGCCGGTGTGGGGCGTGCCGGTCGCCACACAGCTCGACAGCGTGCTGTCGGCCGTCACCGACGCGGTGATCTCGACCGGGCTGCCCGAGAGACGGTCACCGCGGCACACCGCACGGGCCGCCGAGGCACCGGCGCGAGCAGGGGCGCCCGCGGGCCCCGGGTCCGGCACCACCGGCATCACCGCCGGCGCGCTCGGCCTGACCGGTGCGGCCGCCGGCGCACTCGCGCTGCGGCGACGGGGATGA
- a CDS encoding tyrosine recombinase XerC, with product MAAFEHHLRHERGLSPHTVRAYLGDVASLLDHAARGGVDDPADLDVRVLRSWLARLRSQGAARASLARRAAAARAFTAFAVRRGFAAHDPGALLASPKAQRHLPQVLRPDEAASALGAIEDESAEGLRDRAVVELLYATAIRVSELCGLDVDDVDFSRRVVRVLGKGAKERSVPVGVPAARAVSRWLSEGRPIWAVAGSGPALFLGRRGRRLDPRSARRIVHARLASLPDGPDLGPHGLRHSAATHLLEGGADLRSVQELLGHATLGTTQIYTHVSVDRLRAAYEQAHPRA from the coding sequence GTGGCGGCGTTCGAGCACCACCTGCGGCACGAGCGGGGGTTGTCGCCGCACACGGTCCGCGCCTACCTCGGCGACGTCGCGAGCCTGCTCGACCACGCCGCCCGCGGCGGGGTCGACGACCCGGCCGACCTCGACGTACGCGTGCTGCGCAGCTGGCTGGCGCGGCTGCGGTCGCAGGGAGCCGCCCGGGCGTCGCTCGCCCGGCGCGCGGCGGCGGCCCGCGCGTTCACCGCGTTCGCCGTACGCCGTGGCTTCGCGGCGCACGACCCGGGCGCGCTGCTGGCCTCGCCCAAGGCCCAGCGGCACCTGCCCCAGGTGCTGCGGCCGGACGAGGCGGCCAGCGCCCTGGGCGCGATCGAGGACGAGTCGGCCGAGGGCTTGCGCGACCGGGCCGTCGTCGAGCTGCTCTACGCCACGGCGATCCGGGTCTCCGAGCTCTGCGGTCTCGACGTCGACGACGTCGACTTCTCCCGCCGGGTCGTGCGCGTCCTCGGCAAGGGCGCCAAGGAGCGCAGCGTCCCGGTCGGGGTGCCGGCCGCGCGTGCGGTCTCCCGCTGGCTGTCCGAGGGCCGCCCGATCTGGGCCGTTGCCGGCAGTGGACCGGCGCTGTTCCTCGGTCGGCGGGGGCGGCGGCTCGACCCCCGGTCCGCCCGGCGGATCGTGCACGCCAGGTTGGCATCGCTGCCCGACGGACCCGACCTCGGCCCGCACGGGTTGCGGCACTCGGCCGCAACACATCTGCTCGAGGGTGGCGCTGACCTGAGGAGCGTTCAGGAGCTGCTCGGTCACGCTACGCTCGGCACGACGCAGATCTACACTCACGTCTCCGTGGACCGGCTGAGGGCGGCATATGAGCAGGCGCACCCCCGAGCATGA
- the whiG gene encoding RNA polymerase sigma factor WhiG has product MSRRTPEHDGSVVAGSTRSADDVENGIEALWQDYKQTGDQRLRERLILHYSPLVKYVAGRVGVGLPPNIEQADLVSYGIFGLIDAIEKFDIERAIKFETYAISRIKGAIIDELRSIDWIPRSVRYKAREVEKAYAALEARLHRSPTEPEVAEEMGISLEELHAIFSQVSFVNVVALDELINIGGERGDKLSLVDTLEDTRVEDPVQAFESEETKYLLARAINTLPEREKIVVTLYYYEGLTLAEIGQVLGVTESRICQMHTKAVLQLRGRLADQRGA; this is encoded by the coding sequence ATGAGCAGGCGCACCCCCGAGCATGACGGCTCGGTAGTCGCCGGCAGCACGCGTTCGGCGGACGACGTCGAGAACGGCATCGAGGCGCTGTGGCAGGACTACAAGCAGACCGGTGACCAGCGCCTGCGCGAGCGCCTGATCCTGCACTACTCGCCGCTGGTGAAGTACGTCGCCGGCCGGGTCGGCGTGGGCCTGCCGCCCAACATCGAGCAGGCCGACCTGGTCTCCTACGGCATCTTCGGGTTGATCGACGCGATCGAGAAGTTCGACATCGAACGCGCGATCAAGTTCGAGACCTACGCGATCAGCCGGATCAAGGGCGCGATCATCGACGAGCTGCGGTCCATCGACTGGATCCCGCGCTCGGTGCGCTACAAGGCCCGTGAGGTCGAGAAGGCCTACGCCGCCCTCGAGGCGAGGCTGCACCGCTCACCCACGGAGCCCGAGGTCGCCGAGGAGATGGGCATCAGCCTGGAGGAGCTCCACGCGATCTTCAGCCAGGTGTCGTTCGTCAACGTGGTCGCCCTCGACGAGCTCATCAACATCGGCGGCGAGCGTGGCGACAAGCTCTCGCTCGTCGACACCCTCGAGGACACCCGGGTCGAGGACCCGGTGCAAGCGTTCGAGAGCGAGGAGACGAAGTACCTCCTCGCCCGGGCGATCAACACGCTGCCCGAGCGCGAGAAGATCGTCGTGACCCTCTACTACTACGAGGGGCTGACGCTCGCCGAGATCGGCCAGGTGCTCGGCGTCACCGAGAGCCGGATCTGCCAGATGCACACGAAGGCGGTCCTCCAGCTGCGCGGCCGGCTGGCCGATCAGCGCGGCGCCTGA